Proteins from a single region of Streptomyces sp. Tu 3180:
- a CDS encoding tetratricopeptide repeat protein produces MSLNNLSGQLGEAGRREESLEAVQKALEIHRTLVNANPDAHLPDLATSLNNLANQLGEMGRREEGLAAIQEAVSIRRALTDAYPDAYLPYLARSLNNLAHLLSKVGRQEEGLAVIHETIKIRRALTDANPDAHLPDLATSLNNLANQLGEMGRREEGLATIQETIKIRRALTDANPMAFTSDLRKSMDVMAWLKNLPE; encoded by the coding sequence ATGTCCCTGAACAACCTGTCCGGCCAGTTGGGAGAAGCAGGACGCCGGGAAGAAAGCCTGGAGGCAGTCCAAAAGGCCCTTGAAATCCACCGCACGCTCGTCAACGCCAACCCCGACGCCCACCTCCCCGACCTCGCCACGTCCCTCAACAACCTGGCCAACCAGCTAGGAGAGATGGGACGGCGAGAGGAAGGCCTGGCCGCAATCCAGGAAGCCGTCAGCATTCGCCGCGCGCTCACCGACGCCTACCCCGACGCCTATCTCCCCTACCTCGCCAGGTCCCTCAACAACCTGGCCCACCTGCTCAGTAAGGTCGGGCGACAGGAAGAAGGCTTGGCCGTGATCCACGAAACCATCAAGATCCGCCGCGCACTCACCGACGCCAACCCCGACGCCCACCTCCCCGACCTCGCCACGTCCCTCAACAACCTGGCCAACCAGCTAGGAGAGATGGGACGGCGAGAGGAAGGCCTGGCCACGATCCAGGAAACCATCAAGATCCGCCGCGCACTCACCGACGCCAATCCCATGGCATTCACAAGCGATCTGCGAAAGTCGATGGATGTCATGGCGTGGCTCAAAAATCTTCCGGAGTAG
- a CDS encoding IS5 family transposase (programmed frameshift), whose translation MGSGRWGWIVPDGLWEIARPLLPPARVRPQGGGVANIDDEAVFAAIIYVLVSGCAWRALPPCFGASKSTVHRRFLIWSRAGVWGRLHQKVLELLDGQNLVDLSRAVLDSAHVRAKKGGEHTGPSPVDRGKPGSKMHVLSDANGLPLRVGLSAANTHDSLALKPMLSHFHMGHESHATDSKPGRLHADKAYDIPHLRRWLWGKHIGVRIARKGIDSSERLGRRRWVIERTMSWLTGYRRLNHRYERRPRNYLAFLGLAAALCCYKRLLNLTM comes from the exons ATGGGGAGTGGGCGGTGGGGATGGATCGTGCCGGATGGCCTGTGGGAGATCGCCAGGCCACTGCTGCCGCCGGCGCGGGTGCGTCCGCAGGGCGGCGGGGTCGCGAACATCGATGACGAGGCGGTGTTCGCCGCGATCATCTATGTGCTGGTCAGTGGCTGTGCCTGGCGGGCGTTGCCGCCGTGCTTTGGGGCATCGAAGTCGACCGTGCACCGCCGGTTTCTCATCTGGTCCCGGGCCGGTGTGTGGGGACGACTGCACCAGAAGGTGCTCGAGCTCCTGGACGGCCAGAACCTCGTCGACCTGTCGCGCGCTGTCCTCGACTCCGCTCACGTCCGCGCTAAAAAAG GGGGCGAACACACAGGTCCGAGCCCCGTGGACCGGGGTAAGCCGGGTTCCAAGATGCACGTCTTGTCCGACGCGAACGGACTGCCCCTACGCGTCGGACTCTCCGCGGCCAACACCCACGACAGCCTCGCCCTGAAGCCGATGCTGTCCCACTTCCACATGGGACACGAATCCCACGCGACCGATTCCAAGCCTGGGCGTCTCCACGCGGACAAGGCATACGACATCCCTCACCTGCGGCGATGGCTATGGGGCAAGCACATCGGCGTCCGCATCGCCCGCAAAGGCATCGACTCCAGCGAGCGACTCGGCCGACGCAGATGGGTCATCGAACGCACCATGTCCTGGCTGACCGGCTACCGCCGACTCAACCACCGCTACGAACGACGCCCCCGCAACTACCTGGCCTTTCTCGGACTGGCAGCCGCGCTCTGCTGCTACAAACGGCTCCTCAACCTGACCATGTAG